One segment of Natranaeroarchaeum aerophilus DNA contains the following:
- the nadA gene encoding quinolinate synthase NadA yields METANIDTDLSLFKYDNLEQLPEQYRELDESERTDRIEAALAELGDDVVILGHNYQRREIVEHADFIGDSYQLSKEAANADAEYVIFGGVTFMAESADIITDDEQTVILPSMEASCPMAGMAEALQVDAAWAEITAAAPDEEIIPITYMNSYADLKAFTAEHGGAICTSSNAHLVFEWALEKGDKVLFLPDKHLGENTAHRLGLEDETADWDPWDPEGKDAEEVAESDIILWDGYCQVHERFREHHIEKMREDNPAANVVVHPECRREVVEAADVVGSTSTICEVVEEADPGDTWAIGTEIHLANHLDRWYPEVNVLPLCGDACMDCNAMRQIDPNYLTWVLEELVEGRERNVIEVAEREKELAEVAMNRMLELQG; encoded by the coding sequence ATGGAAACTGCAAACATCGATACCGACTTGAGTCTCTTCAAATACGACAACCTCGAACAGTTACCCGAACAGTACCGGGAACTGGACGAATCCGAACGGACTGACCGGATTGAGGCTGCATTGGCCGAGTTGGGCGACGATGTCGTGATCCTCGGACACAACTATCAGCGCCGGGAGATCGTTGAACACGCCGATTTCATCGGTGATTCCTACCAGCTCTCGAAAGAAGCGGCGAACGCTGACGCCGAGTACGTAATCTTCGGCGGCGTGACGTTCATGGCCGAGAGCGCGGACATCATCACTGACGACGAGCAAACTGTTATCCTCCCGAGCATGGAAGCGTCCTGCCCGATGGCCGGGATGGCAGAAGCCCTGCAGGTCGACGCCGCGTGGGCCGAGATCACGGCGGCTGCACCCGACGAGGAGATCATCCCGATCACGTATATGAACTCCTACGCGGATCTGAAGGCGTTTACCGCCGAGCATGGCGGCGCGATCTGTACGTCCTCGAACGCCCATCTTGTCTTCGAGTGGGCCCTAGAGAAGGGGGACAAAGTACTGTTCCTGCCCGACAAACACCTCGGCGAGAACACGGCTCACCGACTGGGCCTCGAAGACGAGACCGCCGACTGGGATCCGTGGGATCCCGAGGGAAAAGACGCCGAGGAGGTGGCAGAAAGCGACATCATCCTCTGGGATGGCTACTGCCAGGTCCACGAGAGGTTCCGCGAACACCACATCGAGAAGATGCGCGAGGACAATCCCGCGGCGAACGTCGTGGTGCACCCGGAGTGTCGCCGCGAGGTCGTCGAAGCCGCGGACGTCGTCGGCTCGACGAGTACGATCTGTGAGGTCGTCGAGGAGGCCGATCCCGGCGACACCTGGGCGATCGGAACAGAGATTCATCTGGCGAACCACCTCGATCGCTGGTATCCCGAGGTGAACGTCCTTCCACTGTGTGGCGACGCCTGTATGGACTGTAACGCGATGCGCCAGATCGACCCGAACTACCTGACGTGGGTGCTCGAAGAGCTTGTCGAGGGGCGTGAGCGCAACGTCATCGAGGTGGCAGAGCGGGAGAAAGAGCTCGCCGAAGTGGCGATGAACCGGATGCTGGAGCTACAGGGGTGA
- a CDS encoding L-aspartate oxidase, which translates to MSDHTTADVLVVGTGIAGCAAALAAARGGSHVLVATKAERPEDASTDWAQGGIAVSRDDPDGFKRDILAASSNTADPDAVDVLVENANDAVEDVLLETLGVEFDMAGGEFDSLGDDWDYGREAAHSENRILHVNAETGTHILRPLLSYLDDHERVQIMEDTAALDLITHEGRVHGVQLDRTPDGERSRTGYPVFAGSTILATGGIGSLYPHSTNPAGSTGDGIGMAALAGADVADMEYVQFHPTALDETVSGVTDAADNDTIETVLISEAVRGEGAHLINGEDERFMPGVHEDAELAARDVVARAVARERDETGEVRLDVSMFDFAEQFPDLAERCERRGVDLDAGIPVTPCQHFLCGGIAVDDRGRASLDRLFAVGECARTGVHGANRLASTSLLEGLVWGLRTGETATGNEPQPIEAADLLDSDPDLPPRFAAEKFTRLRRVMGEHVGLRRESEGLARAAAVLRRLKGEVDAYVRTRTARDLYELRHASVTALLIARAAAENERSVGCHYLVDEPTESAATLADD; encoded by the coding sequence ATGTCGGACCACACCACTGCGGACGTGCTTGTCGTCGGTACCGGCATCGCGGGCTGTGCCGCGGCGCTCGCGGCCGCACGCGGGGGAAGCCACGTGCTGGTCGCAACGAAAGCCGAACGTCCCGAAGACGCCAGCACCGACTGGGCACAGGGGGGCATCGCCGTCTCGCGGGACGATCCCGATGGGTTCAAACGCGATATTCTGGCGGCAAGCAGTAATACCGCGGATCCCGACGCCGTCGACGTCCTCGTGGAGAACGCCAATGACGCCGTCGAGGACGTCCTGCTGGAGACGCTCGGGGTCGAGTTCGATATGGCTGGTGGAGAGTTCGATTCGCTGGGCGACGACTGGGACTACGGGCGCGAAGCGGCTCACTCCGAGAACCGGATCCTGCACGTTAACGCCGAGACGGGTACACACATTCTCCGACCCCTTCTATCCTATCTCGACGACCACGAGCGCGTACAGATCATGGAGGACACCGCCGCGCTCGATCTGATCACCCACGAAGGGCGCGTCCACGGCGTCCAGCTGGACCGGACACCAGACGGGGAGCGTTCACGGACCGGCTACCCCGTCTTCGCCGGATCGACCATCCTCGCGACTGGTGGGATCGGATCGCTGTACCCACACTCGACGAATCCAGCGGGTTCGACCGGCGATGGGATCGGGATGGCCGCGCTCGCCGGCGCGGACGTCGCCGACATGGAGTACGTCCAGTTCCACCCGACCGCGCTCGATGAGACGGTATCGGGCGTGACCGATGCGGCGGACAACGACACGATTGAGACAGTCCTGATTAGCGAGGCCGTCCGCGGCGAGGGTGCACACCTCATCAACGGCGAGGACGAGCGGTTCATGCCCGGGGTTCACGAGGACGCCGAACTCGCCGCGCGTGATGTGGTTGCACGTGCGGTCGCACGCGAGCGTGACGAAACCGGCGAGGTCCGACTTGACGTCTCGATGTTCGACTTCGCCGAGCAGTTCCCCGATCTCGCCGAGCGCTGCGAACGGCGCGGCGTGGATCTCGACGCTGGCATCCCTGTCACGCCCTGCCAGCACTTCCTCTGTGGCGGCATCGCAGTCGACGACCGCGGTCGGGCCAGCCTCGACCGACTGTTCGCCGTCGGCGAGTGTGCCCGAACCGGCGTCCACGGTGCGAACCGACTGGCCTCGACCAGCCTGCTCGAAGGGCTGGTCTGGGGGCTCCGGACCGGCGAGACGGCGACTGGCAACGAGCCACAGCCGATCGAGGCCGCCGACCTGCTCGACAGCGACCCGGACCTCCCGCCACGTTTCGCCGCCGAGAAGTTCACGCGCCTGCGTCGCGTGATGGGCGAGCACGTCGGCCTGCGTCGCGAGTCCGAGGGGCTCGCACGCGCTGCCGCCGTTCTACGCCGACTCAAGGGAGAGGTCGACGCATACGTCCGAACGCGAACCGCGAGGGATCTGTACGAACTCCGGCACGCGAGCGTCACTGCATTGCTGATCGCGCGCGCCGCTGCTGAAAACGAGCGCTCTGTGGGCTGTCACTATCTCGTCGACGAGCCCACCGAATCGGCTGCGACACTCGCGGACGACTGA
- the nadC gene encoding carboxylating nicotinate-nucleotide diphosphorylase: MITDSQIEGWLREDLGHHDVTNGVPGRTAGRLVAKEAGVIAGLDAARAVFVYLDVDVTESLEDGERIEPGDQVLAVEGPARDVLRGERVAVNIAGHASGIATKTRRAVERAAAVVGAETAPEIAATRKTTPGLRGIEKRAVVAGGGDTHRLDLSHMVMVKDNQIAELGLEGAIERFDDRTSFATKIDVEVERVGDAPRAAEAGADIVLLDNMTPAETSEAVNLLAEYDGVLAEASGGIGVDDIPAYATTGVDIISMGALTHSAPALDLSFRTGQ, encoded by the coding sequence ATGATCACCGACTCACAGATCGAAGGCTGGCTGCGGGAAGATCTGGGCCATCACGACGTGACGAATGGGGTGCCCGGCCGGACAGCCGGTCGTCTCGTCGCAAAAGAAGCGGGTGTTATCGCTGGACTCGACGCCGCTCGCGCGGTCTTCGTGTACCTCGACGTCGACGTCACGGAATCGCTGGAGGATGGCGAGCGAATCGAACCGGGCGATCAGGTCCTCGCAGTCGAAGGACCCGCCCGCGACGTCCTGCGTGGCGAGCGCGTCGCCGTGAACATCGCTGGCCACGCCTCGGGCATCGCCACGAAGACGCGTCGAGCGGTCGAGCGTGCCGCGGCTGTAGTCGGGGCGGAAACGGCCCCGGAGATTGCGGCGACCCGCAAAACGACGCCGGGCCTCCGCGGGATCGAAAAACGCGCAGTAGTCGCGGGCGGTGGCGATACCCACCGCCTCGATCTCTCGCATATGGTGATGGTGAAGGACAACCAGATCGCGGAGCTGGGCCTCGAAGGGGCCATCGAGCGCTTCGACGACCGGACTTCCTTCGCCACGAAGATCGACGTCGAAGTCGAACGCGTCGGAGACGCCCCACGAGCCGCGGAGGCCGGAGCCGATATCGTCCTGCTGGACAACATGACGCCCGCCGAGACCAGCGAGGCCGTCAACCTGCTGGCAGAGTACGACGGCGTCCTCGCCGAGGCGTCGGGCGGCATCGGCGTCGATGACATCCCGGCGTACGCGACAACTGGCGTCGATATCATCTCTATGGGCGCGTTGACCCACAGCGCGCCCGCGCTCGATCTGTCCTTTCGGACGGGGCAGTGA
- a CDS encoding DUF7382 domain-containing protein, producing MRLEAFRSDDRAIEGLPIRLVIAIVVGVASLSIMMSMLSGVGTLGTTELDVEPDEEVIETGYNSVDLTVIDDQGDPVEGATVIVSSGTANIDGVVNEESDADGEATVGISPELRDNQDKGTLEIDINPPAGTEYEDQRENTELLVIDD from the coding sequence ATGCGACTCGAAGCCTTCCGGTCGGACGACCGGGCGATCGAGGGACTGCCGATCAGACTCGTCATCGCCATCGTAGTTGGCGTGGCGAGTCTGTCAATCATGATGTCGATGCTCTCGGGCGTCGGGACGCTCGGAACGACCGAACTCGACGTCGAACCCGACGAGGAGGTGATCGAGACGGGGTACAACTCGGTCGATCTGACGGTAATCGACGATCAGGGCGATCCAGTCGAGGGCGCGACAGTGATCGTCTCCAGTGGGACCGCGAACATCGATGGGGTTGTAAACGAGGAATCGGACGCCGATGGCGAAGCCACAGTCGGCATATCGCCGGAGCTCCGGGACAATCAGGACAAGGGCACCCTGGAGATCGACATCAATCCGCCAGCAGGAACCGAGTACGAGGACCAGCGCGAGAATACGGAGCTACTGGTGATCGACGACTAG
- a CDS encoding protein-L-isoaspartate O-methyltransferase family protein, with the protein MEPAVLRDDMVDSLEHEAKAVVRSEQVGLAMREVPRHEFVDADRAAYADISHQEHGTRVLSPSEAARLLELVDVRPGHSVLVVGVGVGYTAAVLAEIVDGRSVHAVDITRSLVYAARENLAAAGHGEVLVDCRDGADGLPEYAPYDRILLEAAAVRPPPALLDQLAPEGKLVLPQGNATQRLTVIESSGDVEEHGTVAFAPLLVEGEQADAIERNRTAREDREHAERAAQSRHCWEREWIDWDGV; encoded by the coding sequence ATGGAACCCGCGGTACTCCGAGACGACATGGTCGACAGCCTCGAACACGAGGCCAAGGCCGTTGTCCGGAGCGAACAGGTAGGGCTCGCGATGCGGGAGGTTCCGCGCCACGAGTTCGTCGACGCCGATCGGGCGGCCTACGCCGATATCTCCCATCAGGAGCACGGCACACGCGTTCTCTCGCCGAGCGAAGCGGCCAGACTGCTCGAACTGGTCGATGTCAGGCCGGGTCACTCGGTGCTGGTCGTCGGCGTCGGCGTCGGCTACACCGCCGCTGTGCTCGCCGAGATCGTCGATGGGCGAAGCGTTCACGCGGTCGATATCACCCGCTCGCTGGTGTACGCCGCCCGCGAGAACCTCGCTGCGGCGGGTCACGGTGAGGTGCTGGTCGACTGCCGTGACGGTGCTGACGGCCTCCCCGAGTACGCGCCCTACGACCGGATCCTGCTGGAAGCGGCGGCAGTACGACCGCCACCAGCCCTGTTGGATCAGCTCGCTCCCGAGGGGAAACTCGTCTTACCGCAGGGCAACGCCACCCAGCGGCTCACCGTCATCGAGAGCAGTGGCGATGTCGAGGAACACGGTACGGTGGCGTTCGCGCCGCTGCTCGTCGAGGGCGAACAGGCCGATGCCATCGAGCGCAACCGAACCGCTCGCGAGGACCGTGAGCACGCAGAGCGCGCCGCTCAGTCGCGTCACTGCTGGGAGCGCGAGTGGATCGACTGGGACGGCGTCTAG
- a CDS encoding protein-L-isoaspartate(D-aspartate) O-methyltransferase, with protein sequence MSGGAFEDRRDRMVDRLVESGRIGDEATIDALRSVPRHEFVPAPKRDAAYVDRPLPIGDDQTISAPHMVGMMTELIDAEPGDVVLEIGTGCGYHAAVTAEVVGSENVYSVEYSECLAERAEDTLSDLGYGDVSIRVGDGWDGWPEHAPYDRAYLTCAATELPEPVAEQVVGGGRILAPIGRRQQMLKQFDKRADGSLATESHGGVRFVQMRG encoded by the coding sequence ATGTCCGGGGGTGCGTTCGAGGATCGACGCGACCGGATGGTCGACCGTCTCGTAGAGAGCGGCCGGATCGGCGACGAGGCGACTATCGACGCCCTCCGTTCGGTCCCGCGCCACGAGTTCGTCCCCGCCCCCAAACGTGACGCAGCCTACGTGGACCGTCCCCTCCCGATCGGCGACGATCAGACGATCAGCGCCCCACATATGGTCGGGATGATGACCGAGCTGATCGATGCCGAACCCGGGGATGTCGTCCTCGAAATCGGCACTGGCTGTGGCTATCACGCAGCCGTCACTGCGGAAGTCGTCGGGAGCGAGAACGTCTACTCCGTCGAGTACAGCGAGTGCCTCGCCGAGCGTGCCGAGGACACGCTCTCCGATCTCGGATACGGTGACGTCTCGATTCGCGTCGGCGACGGCTGGGATGGCTGGCCGGAACACGCCCCGTACGACCGTGCGTATCTGACCTGTGCTGCCACCGAACTTCCAGAACCGGTCGCCGAACAGGTCGTGGGCGGTGGTCGAATCCTCGCCCCGATCGGTCGACGACAGCAGATGCTCAAACAGTTCGACAAGCGAGCGGACGGCTCTCTCGCCACGGAATCTCATGGCGGGGTCCGGTTCGTACAGATGCGTGGCTGA
- a CDS encoding HVO_0476 family zinc finger protein — MSDTTERIGARCPSCSPDAETVHEVLKPGGQATVRCTECGHVHKVRIEEDRTVERDVVVSQEDESFSATAEPPADETLATGEEFVLDTPEAIMTVRITSLELDGDKRVDEASAEDVSTIWTRAVGNVGVNTTIHPKDGRREETRSVTLQVPGDYEFTVGATDKLAGEKFTIEGIVVRDDATGYKFDKLDHDRDTAVAKDVKRLYVRDETSTAWSAW, encoded by the coding sequence ATGAGCGATACCACGGAGCGAATCGGAGCACGCTGTCCCTCCTGTTCGCCAGATGCCGAGACTGTCCACGAAGTACTCAAGCCCGGTGGACAGGCGACCGTTCGCTGTACGGAGTGCGGCCACGTCCACAAGGTTCGTATCGAGGAAGATCGGACCGTCGAGCGCGATGTCGTCGTCTCACAGGAAGACGAGTCCTTCTCCGCGACGGCAGAACCACCGGCCGACGAAACCCTTGCCACCGGCGAGGAGTTCGTCCTCGATACGCCCGAGGCGATCATGACTGTCCGGATCACCAGCCTCGAACTCGACGGCGACAAGCGCGTCGACGAAGCAAGCGCCGAGGACGTCAGTACGATCTGGACCCGCGCGGTCGGGAACGTCGGCGTCAACACGACGATCCACCCGAAGGACGGTCGCCGAGAGGAGACCAGAAGCGTTACCTTGCAGGTCCCAGGGGACTACGAGTTCACCGTCGGCGCGACCGACAAACTCGCCGGTGAAAAGTTCACGATCGAAGGGATCGTCGTCCGGGACGACGCAACCGGCTACAAGTTCGACAAACTGGATCACGACCGCGATACGGCGGTCGCAAAGGACGTCAAGCGGCTGTACGTCCGAGACGAGACCTCAACCGCCTGGTCGGCCTGGTAG
- the phoU gene encoding phosphate signaling complex protein PhoU, whose protein sequence is MARQDYQQQLESLREDVLYMSELVLERLRMSFDALEQKDEAIAEQVIQGDHEINQLYLDLEQDCIDILALQQPVAGDLRFIASSFKIITDLERIGDLATNLAEYSLNAEQDIYPEVDVQGLGDLAHEMVEDAMDAYATDDPDACRKISRRDDEIDALCEEASQTVVRDLLEREFDEKSSEDIEALMNDVSRLLLTIRDLERISDHAVNISARTLYMIESDDELIY, encoded by the coding sequence ATGGCACGACAGGACTACCAACAACAGCTGGAGTCTCTCCGTGAGGACGTTCTCTACATGAGCGAACTCGTCCTCGAACGGCTGCGGATGAGCTTCGACGCCCTCGAACAGAAAGACGAGGCGATCGCGGAGCAAGTGATTCAGGGCGACCACGAGATCAACCAGCTGTATCTCGACCTCGAACAGGACTGTATCGATATTCTGGCGCTACAACAGCCCGTCGCCGGTGATCTTCGATTTATCGCATCCTCGTTCAAGATCATCACAGATCTGGAACGGATTGGGGATCTCGCTACCAATCTTGCCGAGTATTCCCTCAACGCAGAACAGGACATCTATCCCGAGGTCGACGTGCAGGGACTGGGAGATTTGGCTCACGAGATGGTCGAGGACGCAATGGACGCGTATGCGACTGACGACCCGGACGCGTGTCGTAAGATTTCGCGACGCGACGACGAGATCGATGCGCTCTGTGAAGAAGCGAGCCAGACGGTCGTTCGGGACCTGCTCGAACGGGAGTTCGACGAGAAATCGAGCGAGGATATCGAGGCACTCATGAACGACGTGTCACGGCTCCTGTTGACGATTCGAGACCTCGAACGCATCAGCGATCACGCCGTCAACATCTCCGCACGAACGCTGTATATGATCGAGAGCGACGACGAACTGATCTACTAG
- a CDS encoding FaeA/PapI family transcriptional regulator — protein MSNHDDRSWGQFVEEIPDDTVVERFEGAEPKTATEIADVLSCTEYEARSKLDALCRTGQLDRKQVREEPPLTVWYQPRATFVSEDNGTGRPVDEHVSTLLDDMDVPGISEMMRDWRRDAIRATFDQLRDTRELEEAELIEQVYPAHSAGYDEAEQWWAMVSERLGDLPGVIEPRWGGETWRYDG, from the coding sequence ATGAGTAACCACGACGACAGGAGTTGGGGGCAGTTCGTCGAGGAGATCCCCGACGACACCGTCGTCGAACGGTTCGAGGGTGCGGAGCCGAAGACGGCGACGGAAATTGCCGATGTGCTGTCCTGCACCGAGTATGAGGCCCGGAGCAAACTCGACGCGCTGTGTCGTACCGGTCAGTTGGACCGAAAACAGGTGCGCGAAGAGCCGCCGCTGACTGTCTGGTACCAGCCCAGAGCAACGTTTGTCAGCGAGGACAACGGAACGGGTCGGCCGGTCGACGAACACGTCTCCACCCTGCTCGACGATATGGACGTCCCCGGAATCAGCGAAATGATGCGGGACTGGCGACGCGACGCGATTCGTGCCACGTTCGACCAGCTCCGAGACACTCGCGAGCTCGAGGAAGCCGAACTGATCGAACAGGTGTATCCGGCACACTCCGCGGGGTACGACGAGGCAGAACAGTGGTGGGCGATGGTATCGGAACGGCTGGGCGATCTACCGGGTGTCATCGAGCCTCGATGGGGCGGCGAAACGTGGCGATACGACGGCTAG
- a CDS encoding oligosaccharide flippase family protein produces MRIGQTSIVVFLSKLVSSALGFLGTIYFARELGAEVLGLYALIIAVVAWLKLGGSMGVGTAVTKRVSEGDEQGAYVAAGILSTLAIGGVVSVLLVLGREYLATYVGEFDAYVAVSVVWFVLALLAIKLFYKLVLAVLEGERKVHLAGLLAPVRIGVATLVQIALVIAGLSLAGLLVGYGIGGVLIGVLGLVYVSTSLERPRKRHFRSLYEYAKYAWLGGLKSRSFNDVDILVLGAFVPSALVGVYAVAWSIAKFLELFGTAVSDTLFPEISRAIADGDDARASQLVEDSLAYGGLIVVPGLVGGLLVGDRLLAIYGPEFVQGTAVLGLLLVATLLYGYQKQLLTALNAVDRPDLAFRINLAFIAINTVLNVLLVWQIGWTGAAIATALSAGIGLALAYVALTDVLAFRTPVREIGRQWVSAGLMGGGVWLALELVETAEVGNLIAVPAVVALGAGLYFATVLGISGQFRRTVRRNLPLLRGQ; encoded by the coding sequence ATGCGGATCGGTCAGACCTCGATCGTCGTCTTCCTCTCGAAGCTCGTCAGCTCCGCGCTCGGTTTTCTGGGAACGATCTACTTCGCTCGGGAGCTCGGCGCGGAGGTACTGGGGCTGTACGCGCTGATCATCGCCGTCGTCGCATGGCTCAAGCTCGGCGGGTCGATGGGTGTCGGCACCGCCGTGACCAAACGCGTCAGCGAGGGCGACGAGCAGGGGGCGTACGTCGCCGCCGGAATCCTGTCGACGCTGGCGATTGGGGGGGTCGTCTCGGTACTACTCGTGCTCGGACGGGAGTATCTCGCCACCTATGTCGGGGAGTTCGACGCCTACGTCGCCGTCTCCGTGGTCTGGTTCGTCCTCGCGTTGCTGGCGATCAAACTGTTTTACAAACTCGTGCTGGCAGTGCTCGAAGGCGAGCGGAAGGTCCATCTTGCGGGCCTGCTCGCCCCGGTCCGGATCGGCGTGGCGACGCTCGTGCAGATCGCGCTCGTAATCGCGGGCCTGTCGCTCGCCGGACTACTGGTCGGCTACGGCATCGGCGGCGTCCTGATCGGCGTGCTCGGTCTGGTGTACGTCTCGACGTCGCTGGAACGTCCCCGGAAACGACACTTCCGGAGCCTCTACGAGTACGCGAAGTACGCCTGGCTCGGCGGACTCAAGTCCCGCTCGTTCAACGATGTCGACATACTGGTGCTCGGTGCATTCGTCCCCTCGGCGCTGGTCGGCGTCTACGCCGTTGCATGGTCGATCGCGAAGTTTCTCGAGCTCTTCGGGACGGCAGTGAGCGACACGCTTTTCCCCGAGATCAGTCGGGCGATCGCGGACGGCGACGACGCGAGGGCGAGCCAGTTGGTCGAGGACAGTCTTGCCTACGGCGGCCTGATCGTCGTTCCGGGGCTGGTCGGCGGACTGCTGGTCGGTGACCGACTGCTTGCGATCTACGGCCCCGAGTTCGTGCAGGGGACGGCAGTGCTAGGGCTGTTGTTGGTCGCGACGCTCCTGTACGGCTACCAGAAACAGCTACTGACTGCGTTGAACGCGGTCGACCGGCCCGACCTCGCCTTCCGGATCAATCTCGCGTTTATTGCGATCAACACCGTGCTGAACGTCCTGCTGGTCTGGCAGATCGGCTGGACGGGTGCGGCCATCGCCACGGCACTCTCCGCCGGAATCGGTCTCGCCCTTGCGTACGTCGCGCTTACTGACGTGCTCGCGTTCCGAACGCCGGTCCGGGAGATCGGTCGCCAGTGGGTGTCGGCCGGGCTGATGGGCGGTGGCGTCTGGCTCGCCCTCGAACTTGTCGAGACGGCAGAGGTCGGGAACCTCATTGCCGTCCCCGCCGTCGTCGCGCTCGGGGCGGGTCTGTACTTCGCCACCGTACTGGGCATCTCCGGCCAGTTTCGGCGGACTGTCCGGCGTAACCTGCCGTTACTGAGGGGCCAGTAA
- a CDS encoding phosphotransferase family protein: MGPDLSHVTAFTEHVGSGQSRPRSFYALDPPGEHYYLFRPTRAAFETVAGMIAGEGLKRRLGGYALRGCAVAPVFARLVPFVSTRTLDVGDGFDCDIAVLSNRTRLVDLGEQVVYTIPSGGPERVVDEVYARERLPPTITVPTLHDYDLDYPYLAEAFVTGTHPRSPVEGWPFLLDALDQLTDLYRNDPEPVAVSGILDDAKTTLDERGLLAEPPFDRAFDLLMRLHLPEYLYRAWVHRDLHTRNVLVEDERVCILDWESAGQDLVVRDLFRPFTIAYYDTRDPRPFVELCTCEGTGGEIVDDYIDVVGEYAMAGPGRYSGLPVLYLLSTLADKERTEFWESKRELLSEVIDRIQ; encoded by the coding sequence ATGGGTCCCGATCTCTCGCATGTCACCGCGTTTACCGAACACGTCGGGAGCGGACAGTCACGGCCCAGATCGTTCTACGCGCTCGATCCGCCCGGGGAGCACTATTACCTGTTCCGGCCGACGCGGGCGGCGTTCGAGACGGTTGCGGGGATGATCGCCGGTGAAGGACTGAAGCGGCGGCTCGGCGGCTACGCCCTGCGTGGGTGCGCTGTGGCCCCGGTGTTCGCTCGGCTGGTTCCGTTCGTTTCGACGCGCACGCTCGACGTGGGTGATGGCTTCGACTGCGATATTGCGGTACTCAGCAATCGGACGCGTCTCGTCGACCTCGGCGAGCAGGTGGTCTACACGATCCCTTCGGGCGGCCCCGAGCGGGTCGTCGACGAGGTGTACGCCCGCGAACGACTTCCACCCACGATCACCGTTCCGACACTCCACGACTACGATCTGGACTACCCCTATCTCGCCGAGGCGTTCGTTACAGGAACACACCCGCGCTCCCCCGTCGAGGGCTGGCCGTTCCTCCTCGATGCCCTCGATCAGCTCACCGACCTCTACCGAAACGATCCGGAACCGGTGGCAGTATCGGGAATCCTCGACGACGCGAAAACGACGCTCGACGAACGGGGGTTGCTCGCCGAACCGCCGTTCGACCGGGCGTTCGATCTACTCATGCGACTCCATCTCCCCGAGTACCTCTACCGGGCCTGGGTACACCGCGACCTCCACACGCGGAACGTGCTCGTCGAGGACGAGCGGGTCTGCATCCTCGACTGGGAAAGCGCCGGTCAGGATCTGGTCGTTCGGGATCTCTTTCGACCGTTTACCATCGCTTACTACGACACCCGTGATCCGCGACCGTTCGTTGAGCTCTGCACGTGCGAGGGCACGGGCGGCGAAATCGTCGACGATTATATCGACGTTGTCGGCGAGTACGCGATGGCCGGTCCCGGCCGGTACTCGGGCCTGCCGGTGTTGTACCTGCTGAGTACACTTGCCGACAAGGAACGAACGGAGTTCTGGGAGAGCAAACGTGAGCTCCTGAGCGAAGTGATCGACCGGATTCAGTGA